TTCGAGCATTTGAAACTAACCATCCAGCGGAAAAGAATATTGTTGTCGTTATTCAGTTTGGGAAGTACCGTTTTTGGGGAGGTATATTCTATATTTTCAATATCAATTCTATTTTACCGATTTTTTTACATCTATTTAAGCTGTAAAttaagttacattttatttaaaacacAGGACATGTCAATGTATCCAATTTGTATACTGTAACTCGAGTATTCATCAACAGTGACATTCCGAAGATTGTTGATTTTAAGAAAAGGTTTGTTTTCATAATCAAATTATCTATATTCTACTTCATTTACAAATTATTTTCATTATCTTTGTTGTGTGTTATTAGTTTTGTTGCTCAGATTTCTGCTTCAACATCTTCTGGTTATTCTGGGTTGACTTCCTCTCTTATAAAGTCACCCGTTGACGAATATCTCAAAGATTTTGCATTCAGTACAATTGGAGCTTTAAGCGGTATCTCAGAGGTTAGTTTTACactttgtatttattttatagTCCAGTTATATCGTAATAATTATAGAAAAGTATGTTAAACTACTCTTTGTTATGCACAGAAAAAGGCTGTTATTATCCTTGGTACAATCAAGAGCTTTGCATCAGAAAGCACATGGTTTTACAATGCCTGTAAATCGTGCACCAAAAAGGTTTTTACAACAACTATTTGCAAGGACAAGGAGGATGGAAGCGAAGGTTTTGATGAAGTAACAGTGTTGGAATGCCAAACTGATCGTTGCAATCAAAAGACCGTCATCTCAGTTCCCAGGTGAAATTACcactttatttattttattgtcCTCATATTATATTTTTACTGATTGATAAAACGCTGAGAAATATTTGCAGGATCAAAGTTCCAATACGTGTTCAAGATTGTACCGGGATTGTCACC
This is a stretch of genomic DNA from Helianthus annuus cultivar XRQ/B chromosome 16, HanXRQr2.0-SUNRISE, whole genome shotgun sequence. It encodes these proteins:
- the LOC110867286 gene encoding replication protein A 70 kDa DNA-binding subunit B-like is translated as MRTSNVIGFVVKSIPAEVKSDSNNGKEENKVTFILEDLQHHQIFVTLWDGYADQIRAFETNHPAEKNIVVVIQFGKYRFWGGHVNVSNLYTVTRVFINSDIPKIVDFKKSFVAQISASTSSGYSGLTSSLIKSPVDEYLKDFAFSTIGALSGISEKKAVIILGTIKSFASESTWFYNACKSCTKKVFTTTICKDKEDGSEGFDEVTVLECQTDRCNQKTVISVPRIKVPIRVQDCTGIVTLTLFEREVVKLLSVSANHLLENNIELASEGKFPKEFDSLLNRKFAFKIAIGSYNLRNKADGYSVSKLTENPEIMAELDHHFNAIQPVDEEQLNVVSADSNPTVKVPVKDSVSRTGEEETPISK